In the genome of Polaribacter sp. MED152, one region contains:
- a CDS encoding endonuclease — MKYKLFLLLILLATFGFAQAPAGYYSSATGSGYTLKTQLKNIIKNGHIDQGYGALYDAYETSDTDSFYENDNTVLDMYSENPSGTDPYNYTHGDRKCGNYNSENDCYNREHIFPQGFFNSQTPMRTDIHHVVPTDGSVNGRRSNYPFGEVTNANHTSLNGSKVGNNTVFGYSGIVFEPIDEFKGDIARMLFYFATRYEDDVTDSSWDDPNDSANNPLNGTNNQVYAQWYIQLLYKWHLEDPVSQREIVRNNEAYDFQGNRNPFIDHPEYVSEIWSSVLSTESFNKTSFKIYPNPNVNGTLYINTNTEINVNIYNVLGKIVVHYKIDANTNSIDISSLPKGVYLIKCNTASNSITKKLIKK; from the coding sequence ATGAAATATAAATTATTCTTATTACTTATTTTACTTGCAACTTTCGGTTTTGCACAAGCCCCTGCAGGATATTACAGTTCAGCAACTGGAAGTGGTTATACTCTTAAAACACAACTAAAAAATATCATTAAAAATGGTCACATAGATCAAGGTTATGGTGCTTTGTATGATGCCTATGAAACATCAGATACAGATAGTTTTTATGAAAACGATAATACTGTATTAGATATGTATTCAGAAAATCCTTCTGGAACAGATCCTTATAATTACACACATGGAGATAGAAAATGTGGTAATTACAACTCTGAGAATGATTGTTATAATAGAGAACATATTTTTCCTCAAGGATTTTTCAATAGTCAAACTCCCATGAGAACAGATATTCATCATGTAGTACCTACTGATGGTTCTGTAAATGGACGAAGAAGCAATTATCCTTTTGGAGAGGTTACAAATGCAAATCACACTTCTTTAAATGGATCAAAAGTTGGAAATAATACTGTGTTTGGTTATTCAGGTATTGTTTTTGAGCCTATTGACGAATTTAAAGGAGACATTGCAAGAATGCTATTTTATTTTGCAACTCGCTATGAAGATGACGTGACTGATAGTTCTTGGGATGATCCTAATGATTCTGCCAACAACCCATTAAATGGCACAAATAATCAAGTGTATGCTCAATGGTATATTCAATTATTATACAAATGGCATCTAGAAGACCCTGTAAGTCAAAGAGAAATAGTAAGAAACAATGAAGCTTATGATTTTCAAGGTAATAGAAATCCTTTTATCGATCATCCAGAATATGTGAGTGAGATTTGGTCTTCCGTTTTATCTACAGAAAGTTTTAATAAGACTAGTTTTAAAATATATCCAAACCCAAATGTAAACGGAACTTTATACATCAATACCAACACAGAGATAAACGTAAACATTTACAATGTATTAGGCAAAATTGTGGTGCATTACAAAATTGATGCAAATACAAACAGCATAGATATTAGCTCATTACCAAAAGGGGTCTATTTAATCAAATGTAATACTGCCTCTAATTCAATCACAAAAAAGCTAATTAAAAAGTAG
- a CDS encoding endonuclease gives MKKNDLLLILTFLFTISFYGQESYYNDVNLNVTGLTLKEELATKIISTHTQFLFYDQIWDASKATDVNPENNQEVLLIYGFENGTDTDVTNDRAREIDNNSGASGDWNREHVYSQSLGTPALSDSGPGSDAHHLRPADAQRNSSRNNRKFTDGSGNSGIQSNGGWYPGDEWKGDVARMMMYMYVRYDDRCLMSNVGIGDNSATPDDMIDLFLKWNVEDPVSDFEKQRNTYHENTANQNAQGNRNPFIDNPILATRIWGGDNAEDTWGIYTSSDNEVPTAPTNLSASNITTFSVDLTWEASTDNIGVTSYDVYVNNVLQIATSETSITITNLASNTNYSFAVLAKDITNNSSTLSNVLNVTTLEDIEAPTVPTNLVISNETESSFIVSWSASTDNTNVALYEVYVDNVLNGNTADVTYTVTSLTANTTYKIEVLAIDNVGNKSALSSPINGSTTNGAGVATELFFSEYLEGESNNKAIEIVNLTNTDIDLSSYSLARQSNGGLNGADWEWIMPLAGTIQSQDVYVVVNEAAGEHTSSKTQAAIDAGDYLIQIADSIRIHDGDTNFGAPINFNGNDPVGLFKNGILIDIIGTYNGGSANFGKDKVLRRKSGISQPNTAFDLDNEWEVFNKNDASDFGTHSAIVLSTNDFTNEHNIHFYPNPTEDVLRIQNKSDSRISEISIYNTLGKEVLSVQNVSNEISLRVLPIGFYLLKYKIENQWFILKLIKK, from the coding sequence ATGAAAAAAAATGATCTTTTACTTATCCTTACATTCCTATTTACCATTAGTTTTTATGGTCAAGAATCATACTACAATGATGTAAATTTAAACGTAACAGGTTTAACCTTAAAAGAGGAGTTAGCTACTAAAATAATAAGTACACACACTCAATTCTTATTTTATGATCAAATTTGGGATGCTTCTAAAGCAACAGATGTAAACCCAGAAAATAATCAAGAGGTACTGCTAATTTACGGTTTTGAAAATGGTACAGACACAGATGTAACTAATGACAGAGCACGTGAAATAGATAACAATAGTGGTGCATCTGGAGATTGGAACAGAGAACATGTTTATTCACAATCTTTAGGAACTCCTGCATTATCAGATTCAGGTCCAGGTTCAGATGCCCATCATTTAAGACCTGCAGATGCTCAAAGAAATTCATCAAGAAATAACAGAAAATTTACAGATGGCTCTGGTAATTCAGGCATTCAGTCTAATGGAGGCTGGTATCCCGGAGACGAATGGAAAGGTGATGTTGCTAGAATGATGATGTACATGTACGTAAGGTATGATGATAGGTGCCTAATGAGTAATGTTGGTATAGGAGATAATTCTGCTACACCAGATGACATGATTGATTTGTTTTTAAAATGGAATGTAGAAGATCCTGTTTCTGATTTTGAAAAGCAGAGAAATACATATCATGAAAATACTGCAAACCAAAATGCACAAGGAAATAGAAATCCTTTTATAGACAACCCAATATTGGCTACTAGAATTTGGGGTGGAGACAATGCAGAAGATACCTGGGGTATTTATACTAGTTCAGATAATGAAGTTCCTACTGCTCCAACAAATCTTTCAGCTTCAAATATTACCACGTTTTCAGTAGATCTTACTTGGGAAGCATCAACAGATAATATTGGTGTTACAAGTTATGATGTTTATGTGAATAACGTTCTACAAATAGCAACCTCAGAAACGTCTATAACCATAACCAACTTAGCTTCAAATACAAATTACTCATTTGCTGTATTAGCAAAAGATATTACGAATAACTCATCTACTCTTAGTAATGTATTAAATGTTACAACCTTAGAAGATATAGAGGCCCCAACTGTGCCTACTAACTTGGTAATTAGTAACGAAACTGAATCTTCTTTCATCGTTTCTTGGTCTGCTTCTACAGACAATACAAATGTAGCTTTGTATGAGGTGTATGTTGATAATGTTTTAAATGGCAATACAGCAGATGTTACCTACACAGTAACAAGTTTAACAGCAAATACTACTTATAAAATTGAAGTTTTAGCTATAGATAATGTAGGAAACAAATCTGCATTATCAAGTCCAATAAATGGGTCTACAACAAATGGTGCTGGTGTTGCTACTGAATTATTTTTCTCTGAATATTTAGAAGGAGAAAGTAACAATAAAGCTATAGAAATCGTTAATCTAACCAATACTGATATTGATTTAAGTTCTTATAGTTTGGCAAGACAATCTAATGGAGGTTTAAATGGTGCTGATTGGGAATGGATAATGCCATTAGCTGGCACTATACAATCTCAAGATGTTTATGTGGTAGTCAACGAAGCAGCTGGCGAACATACTTCTTCAAAAACTCAAGCAGCCATAGATGCAGGGGACTATTTAATTCAAATTGCTGATTCAATTCGAATTCATGATGGAGACACCAATTTTGGAGCACCCATAAATTTTAATGGAAATGATCCTGTAGGTTTGTTTAAAAATGGTATTTTAATAGATATTATTGGAACATATAATGGAGGTTCAGCAAACTTTGGTAAAGACAAAGTACTAAGAAGAAAAAGCGGTATTTCTCAACCAAATACAGCATTCGATTTAGATAATGAATGGGAAGTTTTTAATAAAAATGATGCCAGCGATTTTGGCACACATAGTGCAATTGTATTATCAACAAACGATTTTACAAATGAACACAATATTCATTTTTACCCAAATCCAACTGAAGATGTTTTGAGAATTCAAAATAAAAGCGATTCTAGAATTTCAGAAATTAGTATTTACAACACTTTAGGCAAAGAGGTTTTATCAGTACAAAATGTATCTAACGAAATTTCTTTAAGAGTTTTACCTATAGGGTTTTACCTATTAAAATATAAAATAGAGAACCAATGGTTCATCTTAAAATTGATAAAAAAATAA
- a CDS encoding choice-of-anchor A family protein: MKLTSKHYLALLLVFACSLYNPVFSATQTDPCTVGAVVGVITANDADGDGINNDCDLDDDNDGILDTEECTVLIGETPFEVENGASVNFSLTPVGTGFVLDITKMDNSFNLTINGTPLTTQEIQFQQNGTTTGQNIRFKDGSLWGKNGIPQIYQFQYYGTVQPETPLVRFVVDENLDVKMYASKVSNGPLFELELFNGNAFNNFTWNATSSNNFIVSQEVAGPTYIFGRVYGTFTDCDVDNDGIDNNLDLDSDGDGCFDVVESGGLDANNDGIADGSGFTNDGLVSGSSGTYDGLTGFETTAHSFNVSNLPSDKTIAYGNSTSFTIEATSEEATSYTNGNPVYANAGNANDKIQYQWYLGDPNNGGTILTDSGVYSNTTSKTLNITNTAGLYNNTYYVKVTHSDNACVNEVASAQLLANPCDALASGNLDTDLDGVADLCDSDDDNDGIKDDLEGCAETNTIFEENFGFGTTRESNSNVANHTYDTEGAIPDGSYAVVSSLSPGLAHYNRTDRNGDVDADGDSNGRFLSININSPAVSEIYRQNDITVNSANKHRFRVDFSGLCFGCNDTPIFTLLIEDENGNELVSITSTQIGVLNDDQWKRVTLEFTPTTSKVNIVIKNSQPNGNAGNDVGVDNILLTEITCDLDTDNDGIPNSKDLDSDGDGCLDVVESGGLDANNDGIIDGTGFDNEGLVEGSTGGYDGSNGNEVNAHQLAVVSSPVDKSIKVGEATSFTVAVSAEQATSYTNGSPNYATAGNSNNDVVYQWYLGDPNNGGTAISNSGVYSGATSATLNIADVTGLDNTTYFAEISHANNACILETVNATLTEDTCSESPTSAALGFNVFTLNGLELSTNETEGAVATGGDLTISGNYQITTNDAGSFEVNNVPVGLVVGGKVNYNSGNALQLNQNTYLKIGESNGAVVWYQDQNSAFAPIRVTSNSNYNSSPRIALQANANQLGVSSTNNPVFESNVIDFASAFQSLKNNSVSISQKTNNAVLTNPNGQSISNTGLPNQVKINLQDGVNYLNITGTDLNNVSVFTYNNKPSASKVLVINVDASGTFEWNVWNQAGVGQQDAPYIMYNFYNTTTLNIKGNSTIEGTVLAPNADVVKTVNQANIEGQVIANSFKHAGGEVHSANFTPTIGGCSVNNGVAPTADFSVNNETQCLAGNSFEFTNNSNTGNTVQPGNPITYVWDFGDNTSSTLMSPTKVYNTTGTYTITLEATNSFGTDVFTKQIVVKQEATISLTTSTITNSDNSVIKNFTIDNANDFTSFTWSFLDQNKYEIQNLGTDVSATTTISNAGLYYVEVSAVDVNGCSVTQQFPVTVTSDEVSGGNGGGVESESLGDAISKIYVARKKNSVPTNFVKSSANLYNKAKLKQAQPYQGKGQTLLDMFPTELIAGNVANVTSPTDILDYTIADEVLSVDFSVDGKTKGVVLGIKTSDKIYNHTKASCDRLRGAEILNIQKVHLEGYNFLMQAIKQRNGVVEYAISFATAKNNNDANYTIQTNWYVNNYIKFNDVYNFQVWSTNPTDTQKLVKDVLHNLNTFMPVKQTEIQKVPKTFAAKISREKSELLILLRSTQKGLNTEISMEEIYSETANNVKHRYNPVNTELEQTLRVDIADGYEYDGLVKVDGEIEDAFYHADGNWGLDYDKNYTEIENYFVWNNFNREYKDDEHAINRSVEIKAKSEYDYLTIYKSLLPGTLSADYSEYNYVAFTAKGSGLMELGLIKSSIEDWKAQYRVMVDLSEDEQTYYVPFEIFASSASENTITADDLTTLTFTFLPVEAQTKELDLVISDVRFTKVAVESETVNKIEKFENEFMAYPNPSKGNVNVMLFSEHDTEATVTLTDINGKTIYRGTANLTVGKNELDYNFNVKPGVLFLKVTSQESDYGTSKILFR, from the coding sequence ATGAAACTTACCTCTAAACATTACCTAGCCCTATTATTAGTTTTTGCTTGTAGTTTATATAACCCAGTTTTTTCAGCAACACAAACAGATCCTTGCACTGTTGGTGCAGTTGTAGGTGTTATTACTGCTAACGATGCTGATGGAGATGGAATAAATAACGACTGTGATCTAGATGATGATAATGATGGAATTTTAGATACTGAAGAATGTACTGTATTAATTGGTGAAACTCCTTTTGAAGTGGAGAATGGTGCTTCAGTAAATTTTTCTTTAACACCAGTTGGAACTGGTTTTGTTTTAGATATTACTAAAATGGACAATAGTTTTAATTTAACTATTAACGGCACTCCTTTAACAACACAAGAAATTCAGTTTCAGCAAAATGGAACAACTACAGGACAAAATATTAGATTTAAAGACGGTAGTTTATGGGGGAAAAATGGTATTCCTCAAATTTATCAGTTTCAGTATTATGGAACTGTACAACCAGAAACTCCTCTAGTTCGTTTTGTAGTAGATGAGAATTTAGACGTTAAAATGTATGCAAGTAAAGTTTCTAATGGGCCTTTATTTGAATTAGAATTATTTAATGGTAATGCTTTTAATAATTTTACTTGGAACGCAACTTCATCTAACAATTTTATTGTTTCACAAGAAGTAGCAGGACCAACCTATATTTTTGGTAGAGTATATGGAACTTTTACAGATTGTGATGTTGATAATGATGGTATAGATAATAACTTAGATTTAGATTCTGATGGAGATGGATGTTTTGATGTTGTAGAGTCTGGAGGGTTAGATGCTAATAACGATGGTATTGCAGACGGTTCTGGTTTTACAAATGATGGTTTAGTTTCTGGTTCTTCAGGAACTTACGATGGCTTAACTGGTTTTGAAACAACTGCACACAGTTTTAATGTATCAAATTTGCCATCAGATAAAACTATTGCCTATGGTAATTCAACATCATTTACAATTGAAGCTACATCAGAAGAAGCAACAAGTTACACTAATGGAAACCCTGTTTATGCTAATGCAGGAAATGCGAATGATAAAATTCAATACCAATGGTATTTAGGAGATCCAAATAATGGAGGAACTATATTAACTGATTCTGGTGTTTATTCTAACACAACATCAAAAACCTTAAATATTACAAATACAGCTGGTTTATATAATAACACATACTATGTTAAAGTAACTCATTCAGATAATGCTTGCGTAAACGAGGTTGCAAGTGCACAATTATTGGCTAATCCTTGTGATGCTTTGGCTTCAGGAAATTTAGATACAGATTTAGATGGAGTAGCAGATTTATGTGATTCAGATGATGATAATGATGGTATAAAAGATGACTTAGAAGGATGTGCAGAAACAAATACAATTTTTGAAGAAAATTTTGGTTTCGGAACTACTAGAGAATCTAACTCAAATGTTGCCAATCATACTTATGATACTGAAGGCGCAATTCCTGATGGTTCTTATGCAGTAGTTTCTTCTTTAAGTCCAGGTTTGGCACACTATAATAGAACAGATAGAAATGGCGATGTTGATGCAGATGGTGATTCTAATGGTAGATTTTTATCAATAAATATCAATTCACCTGCAGTTTCAGAAATATATCGTCAAAATGATATTACAGTAAACTCAGCAAACAAGCATAGATTTAGAGTAGATTTTTCTGGCTTATGTTTTGGTTGTAATGATACCCCAATTTTTACTTTATTAATTGAAGATGAAAATGGTAATGAATTGGTTTCTATAACATCAACTCAAATAGGAGTATTGAATGACGATCAATGGAAACGTGTAACCTTAGAGTTTACACCAACTACTTCTAAAGTAAATATTGTAATTAAAAATTCTCAGCCTAATGGAAATGCGGGTAATGATGTTGGTGTAGATAATATTTTATTAACTGAAATTACTTGTGATTTAGATACAGATAATGATGGTATTCCTAACAGCAAAGATTTAGATTCAGATGGAGATGGTTGTTTAGATGTTGTTGAATCTGGAGGATTAGATGCCAATAATGATGGTATTATTGACGGAACTGGTTTTGATAATGAAGGATTGGTTGAAGGTTCTACTGGAGGATATGATGGTTCTAATGGAAATGAGGTAAACGCACATCAATTAGCTGTAGTTTCAAGTCCTGTGGATAAATCAATTAAAGTTGGAGAAGCTACTTCTTTTACAGTAGCAGTTTCTGCTGAGCAAGCAACAAGCTATACAAACGGATCTCCAAATTATGCAACTGCAGGTAATTCTAATAATGATGTTGTTTATCAATGGTATTTAGGAGACCCTAACAATGGAGGTACTGCAATTTCAAATTCTGGTGTGTATTCAGGTGCAACTTCTGCAACCTTAAATATAGCAGATGTAACTGGTTTAGATAATACAACTTATTTTGCTGAGATTTCTCATGCAAACAATGCATGTATATTAGAAACTGTAAATGCAACTTTAACAGAAGATACTTGTAGCGAAAGTCCTACAAGTGCAGCTTTAGGTTTTAATGTGTTTACATTAAACGGTTTAGAATTAAGTACTAACGAAACTGAAGGTGCTGTTGCAACTGGAGGAGATTTAACCATTTCTGGTAACTATCAAATTACAACAAATGATGCTGGTAGTTTTGAGGTGAACAACGTTCCTGTAGGTTTAGTTGTTGGTGGTAAAGTAAATTACAATTCAGGAAACGCATTACAACTTAATCAAAATACTTATTTAAAGATAGGAGAAAGTAATGGAGCTGTTGTTTGGTATCAAGATCAGAATAGTGCATTTGCACCTATAAGAGTTACTAGTAATTCAAACTATAACTCAAGTCCAAGAATTGCTTTACAAGCAAATGCAAATCAATTGGGAGTTTCAAGTACTAATAATCCAGTTTTTGAAAGCAACGTTATAGATTTTGCTAGTGCTTTTCAAAGTTTAAAAAATAATTCAGTTAGTATTTCTCAGAAAACAAACAATGCAGTATTAACTAACCCAAATGGACAATCAATTTCAAATACAGGTTTGCCAAATCAAGTAAAAATTAATTTACAAGATGGTGTAAACTATTTAAATATTACTGGTACAGACTTAAACAATGTAAGTGTATTTACTTACAATAATAAGCCAAGTGCTTCTAAAGTTTTAGTAATAAATGTAGATGCTTCAGGTACATTTGAATGGAATGTTTGGAATCAAGCAGGAGTAGGTCAGCAAGATGCACCATATATAATGTATAACTTTTACAACACTACAACTTTAAATATTAAAGGAAATTCTACAATAGAAGGTACAGTTTTAGCACCAAATGCTGATGTTGTAAAAACAGTAAATCAAGCAAATATAGAAGGGCAAGTAATTGCAAACTCATTTAAACATGCAGGTGGAGAAGTACATTCAGCAAACTTTACACCTACTATTGGTGGTTGTTCTGTAAATAATGGAGTAGCTCCAACTGCTGATTTTTCTGTAAACAACGAAACTCAATGTTTAGCTGGTAATTCATTTGAATTTACGAATAATTCAAATACGGGTAACACAGTTCAACCAGGAAATCCAATTACTTATGTTTGGGATTTTGGAGATAATACTTCAAGTACTTTAATGAGTCCAACAAAAGTTTATAATACTACAGGTACGTATACAATAACTTTAGAGGCAACTAATTCATTTGGTACAGATGTTTTTACTAAACAAATTGTTGTTAAGCAAGAAGCTACTATTTCTTTAACTACAAGTACAATTACAAATTCTGATAATAGTGTAATTAAGAATTTTACAATCGATAATGCTAATGACTTTACATCATTTACTTGGTCTTTCTTAGATCAAAATAAATATGAAATTCAAAATTTAGGAACAGATGTTTCAGCAACAACTACTATTTCTAATGCAGGTTTATATTATGTAGAGGTTTCAGCTGTAGATGTAAATGGATGTTCAGTAACACAGCAATTTCCTGTAACAGTTACTTCAGATGAGGTTTCTGGTGGAAATGGAGGAGGAGTAGAATCTGAATCTTTAGGTGATGCTATTTCTAAAATTTATGTAGCCCGAAAAAAGAATTCTGTGCCAACTAACTTTGTAAAGTCTAGTGCTAACTTATACAACAAAGCAAAATTAAAGCAAGCTCAACCTTACCAAGGAAAAGGACAAACTTTGTTAGATATGTTTCCAACAGAATTAATTGCTGGTAATGTTGCTAATGTAACTTCGCCAACAGATATTTTAGACTACACTATTGCAGATGAAGTTTTATCGGTAGATTTTTCTGTAGATGGTAAAACAAAGGGAGTTGTTTTAGGAATTAAAACATCAGATAAAATTTACAATCATACAAAAGCTTCTTGTGATAGATTAAGAGGAGCAGAGATTTTAAATATTCAAAAAGTGCATTTAGAAGGGTATAATTTCTTAATGCAAGCAATTAAACAAAGAAATGGAGTAGTAGAATATGCAATTTCTTTTGCAACTGCAAAGAATAATAATGATGCGAATTATACCATTCAAACAAATTGGTACGTAAACAATTACATAAAATTTAATGATGTTTATAATTTTCAAGTTTGGTCTACAAATCCAACAGATACGCAAAAATTAGTGAAAGATGTTTTACATAACTTAAACACTTTTATGCCTGTTAAACAAACAGAAATTCAGAAAGTACCTAAAACATTTGCAGCAAAAATCAGTAGAGAAAAATCAGAGTTATTAATTCTTTTAAGAAGTACTCAAAAAGGTTTAAATACAGAGATTTCTATGGAAGAGATTTATTCTGAAACTGCTAATAATGTAAAACACAGATACAACCCAGTAAATACAGAATTAGAGCAGACATTAAGAGTAGATATTGCAGATGGTTATGAGTATGATGGTTTAGTAAAAGTTGATGGTGAAATTGAAGATGCTTTTTATCATGCAGATGGTAACTGGGGCTTAGACTATGATAAAAACTATACAGAAATTGAGAATTACTTTGTTTGGAACAATTTCAATAGAGAATACAAAGATGATGAGCATGCCATTAATAGAAGCGTAGAAATTAAAGCAAAAAGTGAGTACGATTATTTAACCATCTACAAGTCTTTATTACCAGGAACACTAAGTGCAGATTACTCAGAATACAATTATGTTGCATTCACTGCCAAAGGTTCTGGATTAATGGAACTTGGGTTAATTAAGTCATCTATAGAAGACTGGAAGGCACAATATAGAGTAATGGTAGATTTATCTGAAGATGAACAAACTTACTATGTTCCTTTCGAAATATTTGCTTCTAGTGCATCAGAAAACACAATTACTGCAGATGACTTAACAACATTAACTTTTACATTCTTACCTGTAGAAGCACAAACTAAAGAATTAGATTTAGTAATTTCTGATGTAAGATTTACTAAGGTTGCTGTAGAGAGTGAAACTGTAAATAAAATAGAGAAGTTCGAAAATGAGTTTATGGCATATCCAAATCCTTCTAAAGGAAATGTAAATGTGATGTTATTTAGTGAGCATGATACTGAAGCAACAGTAACATTAACGGATATTAATGGTAAAACAATCTATAGAGGAACTGCGAATTTAACTGTAGGTAAAAACGAACTAGACTATAATTTTAATGTAAAACCTGGTGTTTTATTCTTAAAGGTTACAAGTCAAGAGTCAGATTATGGTACTTCAAAAATACTGTTTAGATAA
- a CDS encoding RsmB/NOP family class I SAM-dependent RNA methyltransferase — protein sequence MRLHRNLTFAVIDSIRDIFNEGVYADKAVEKALKRDKRWGARDRKFVAETIYDIVRWNRLYAEIAEVKVPYDRDNIWRLFSVWCILRGIKLPDWNQIGDVPERRIKGRFAELSKTRKFRESIPDWMDELCVSELGEEVWTKEIAALNQQASVILRTNTLNISKELLQKKLRTENVITQFVPDHPDALILEERANVFRTEAFHNGFFEVQDASSQLVAAYLDVKPGMKVVDTCAGAGGKTLHLSALMENKGQVIAMDIYESKLRKLKVRAKRNKAHNIDLRVIDSTKPIKKLHGKADRVLIDAPCSGLGVIRRNPDSKWKLQPEFIDNIKKVQQEILQSYSKMVKPGGKLVYATCSILPSENQDQVNEFLTSESGKDFTFVSDNKVLAHKSGFDGFYMALLEKKQ from the coding sequence ATGAGATTACACAGAAACTTAACTTTTGCTGTTATTGATAGCATTAGAGATATATTTAACGAAGGAGTTTATGCAGATAAAGCCGTAGAAAAAGCTTTAAAAAGAGATAAACGTTGGGGAGCAAGAGATCGTAAATTTGTTGCTGAAACGATTTATGATATTGTACGTTGGAACAGACTGTATGCAGAAATTGCAGAAGTTAAAGTACCCTATGATAGAGATAACATTTGGAGATTATTTTCTGTGTGGTGTATTTTAAGAGGTATTAAATTACCAGATTGGAATCAAATAGGTGACGTACCTGAAAGAAGAATTAAAGGACGATTTGCAGAGCTTTCTAAGACTAGAAAATTTAGAGAATCAATTCCAGATTGGATGGATGAACTATGTGTTTCTGAATTAGGAGAAGAAGTTTGGACCAAAGAAATTGCTGCTTTAAATCAGCAAGCATCAGTTATTTTGAGAACAAATACTTTAAACATTTCTAAAGAACTTTTGCAAAAAAAGTTAAGAACAGAGAATGTTATTACGCAATTTGTTCCTGATCATCCTGATGCTCTAATTTTAGAAGAACGTGCTAACGTTTTCAGAACAGAAGCTTTCCATAATGGATTTTTTGAAGTTCAAGATGCATCCTCTCAATTAGTTGCTGCCTATTTAGATGTTAAACCAGGCATGAAAGTGGTAGATACTTGTGCTGGTGCAGGAGGTAAAACTTTGCATTTATCTGCTTTAATGGAAAATAAAGGTCAGGTGATTGCTATGGATATTTACGAAAGTAAATTACGTAAATTAAAAGTAAGAGCTAAAAGAAACAAAGCTCATAATATAGATTTAAGGGTTATTGACTCTACAAAGCCAATCAAAAAATTGCATGGTAAAGCAGATCGAGTACTAATAGATGCTCCATGTTCTGGTTTGGGCGTTATTCGTAGAAATCCAGATTCTAAATGGAAGTTACAGCCAGAATTTATAGATAATATTAAAAAGGTTCAACAAGAAATTTTACAAAGCTACTCTAAAATGGTAAAACCAGGTGGAAAGTTAGTATATGCTACCTGTTCTATTTTACCATCAGAAAATCAAGATCAGGTTAATGAATTCTTAACATCTGAGTCAGGAAAAGATTTTACTTTTGTAAGCGACAATAAGGTATTAGCTCATAAATCTGGTTTCGACGGATTTTACATGGCACTATTAGAGAAAAAACAGTAA